Genomic window (Dyadobacter fanqingshengii):
TGCTGGAACCGAAACTTGCGATCCTGGATGAAACCGATTCTGGTTTGGATATTGATGCATTACGCATTGTGGCAGAAGGCGTTAACTCCCTTCGTTCGCCCGAACGTGCAACGATTGTGGTAACGCACTATCAGCGTCTGTTGGATTACATCGTTCCCGATTATGTTCACGTTCTATACAAAGGCAGGATCGTTAAATCCGGTCCTAAGGAGCTTGCGCTGGAACTGGAAGAGAAAGGATACGACTGGATCAAGGCCGAAGTAGAAGCCGTTGGTTAAGAATAGATTAGGGTTAAAACCTTGAAATTCTTAACATTTAAAGTACCATATTAATACATCAATGAGTACCGAAACAATAGATTTGAAAACCAGGCTGATCGCGGACTTCCACGCCCGCGAATCCGTAATGAATGGTGAGGCTTCATCGGCTTTTCACCAGAAAAAACGAGCAGCATTGGCTGAATTTAATACGTTGGGTTTCCCAACACCCAGAAACGAGGAGTGGAAATATTCCAATGTAAAAGACCTGATCAGCGTTTCTTATAATTTTAATGCCGAAAGCTCGCTTGGACTGGCGGATCTTGAAGATTTGAAAATTCCGGCACAAGATGCGAATATCATCTATTTTGTAAATGGACATTATCACGCAGCGCTTTCCCGCATCATTTCTTCGCAGGATCAGATCATAATCAGCTCGCTTTCAGAAGCATATAAAAGCAATCCTTCTTTGGTCAATTCTTATTTCAATGAGTTGGTTAAAGATCAGGACGATGCGTTTACTTCCCTGAACACAGCCTTTGCACAAGACGGGATTTTTATTCATATTCCTGATAACAAGACAGTTGAACATCCCGTAATCCTTCGCTTTGTAAGTGATGCGCGATTGGAAAATGTGGGAAGTCAGCCGAGAAATATCATTGCGGTTGGCCGTAACGGACATGTGAAACTGGCCGAAGCATTCCGGACTTTGGGAACGGCGCGTTCTTTTACCAATTCTGTTACAGAAATATATGTTGGCGAAGAAGCGGGTGTTGAATATTACAAAGTGCAGAACGAAAGTGATAATGCTTACCACGTAGGCACCACGCAGGTTCGCATGCTGGATCGTTCGCAGTTTTATGCGGGAACAGTTACGCTTAACGGGCGTTTTACACGTAACAACCTGAACATTATCCTGGACGGAGAGCGTTGCGAAGCGCATATGTACGGACTTTATTTCCCTGACGGAACGCAGCATGTTGATAACCATACTGTTGCAGATCACCGTAAACCCAATTCAGAAAGCAATGAATTGTATAAGGGGATTTTAAGAGATAAATCAAAAGGCGTATTCAACGGAAAGATATTTGTTCGTGAGGACGCGCAGAAAACCAATGCTTTTCAGTCGTGTAAGAACATTGTGCTTTCGACCGAAGCGACGATGAATACCAAGCCGCAATTGGAAATCTTTGCCGACGACGTGAAATGTTCGCATGGAACTACAACCGGCCAGATCGACGAGGAAGCGCTTTTTTACATGCGCTCACGTGGAATTTCGAGATCGGAAGCTATGTCTTTGTTAATGTTCGCATTTTGCGCCGATGTAGTTTCTCAGATCAAAATTGATTCGATCCGTGAATATCTTGAAAACGTAATTGCCCAGAAACTAGCTTCAAAATAATAGTCTGACTTTTGTCTGGCTTCATCTTATTGCTACCCAACCTGTCATTATTGGGTTGGGTATTTTTCTTAAATACCTGTCGTAATGAGCAAGAATCTTGATATAGCATCCATCAGAAATGATTTTCCGATCCTGAAAGAAATCGTGAACGGAAAGCAGCTGGTTTATTTTGACAATGCTGCAACAACGCAGAAGCCGCGTCTGGTTTTGGATGCGCTTTCGGGTTACTATGAGCATTATAATGCCAACATTCATAGGGGAATCCATCATTTGGCTGAGAAAGCCACTTCGGCATTCGAGCAATCGCGCCGCCGTTTGCAGGCTTTTCTGAACGCGCCGCTTCCTGAGGAAATCATTTTTACTTACGGAACAACCGATGGGATTAACCTCGTGGCATCCAGTTATGGCCGCACATTCCTGAAAGCGGGTGATGAAGTGATCATTTCCACCATGGAGCACCATTCCAACATTGTTCCCTGGCAAATGCTATGCGAGGAAAAGGGCTGCATTTTAAAGATTATTCCTATTAATGATGCGGGTGAATTGCTGATGGATGAATATGATAAGTTGCTGACGGAACGCACCAAGTTTGTGTCTGTCGTGCATGTTTCCAATTCGCTGGGCACCATTAATCCTGTAAAAGAGATCATTGCGAAAGCACACGCCGTTGGCGCGAAAGTCCTGTTGGACGG
Coding sequences:
- the sufD gene encoding Fe-S cluster assembly protein SufD, whose amino-acid sequence is MSTETIDLKTRLIADFHARESVMNGEASSAFHQKKRAALAEFNTLGFPTPRNEEWKYSNVKDLISVSYNFNAESSLGLADLEDLKIPAQDANIIYFVNGHYHAALSRIISSQDQIIISSLSEAYKSNPSLVNSYFNELVKDQDDAFTSLNTAFAQDGIFIHIPDNKTVEHPVILRFVSDARLENVGSQPRNIIAVGRNGHVKLAEAFRTLGTARSFTNSVTEIYVGEEAGVEYYKVQNESDNAYHVGTTQVRMLDRSQFYAGTVTLNGRFTRNNLNIILDGERCEAHMYGLYFPDGTQHVDNHTVADHRKPNSESNELYKGILRDKSKGVFNGKIFVREDAQKTNAFQSCKNIVLSTEATMNTKPQLEIFADDVKCSHGTTTGQIDEEALFYMRSRGISRSEAMSLLMFAFCADVVSQIKIDSIREYLENVIAQKLASK